A part of Pseudomonas sp. HR96 genomic DNA contains:
- a CDS encoding DUF3392 family protein, with the protein MDTVLHLLENMSQWGRSNLHDIAMALVGCLLVLFGADFKGWVEQRIGSFAGALRIPALALLCIVGSGAALIYVPHWVVRGLEQFNNYSLAPVLLVVVVLIGVVADRK; encoded by the coding sequence ATGGACACGGTACTGCACCTGCTGGAAAACATGTCGCAATGGGGCCGCAGCAACCTGCACGACATCGCCATGGCCCTGGTGGGCTGCCTGCTGGTGCTGTTCGGGGCGGACTTCAAGGGCTGGGTGGAGCAGCGTATCGGCAGCTTCGCCGGGGCATTGCGCATCCCGGCTCTGGCCTTGCTGTGCATCGTCGGCAGCGGTGCCGCACTGATCTACGTGCCGCACTGGGTGGTGCGCGGGCTGGAGCAGTTCAACAACTACAGCCTGGCACCGGTGCTGCTGGTGGTGGTGGTGCTGATCGGCGTGGTTGCCGATCGCAAGTAG
- the hemW gene encoding radical SAM family heme chaperone HemW, which produces MSQQTLHPGSAGFSTQPPAPALPELPPLALYIHIPWCVRKCPYCDFNSHAASAVLPEEEYVDALLADLDQERGAVHGRSISSIFFGGGTPSLFSAAALGRLLAGVEQRIPFAPDIEITLEANPGTFEQVKFSAYRRLGINRLSIGIQSFQPAKLEALGRIHSGDEAVRAADMARQAGFDNFNLDLMHGLPDQSLDDALGDLRQAIALGPTHLSWYQLTLEPNTVFWNQPPLLPEDDILWDIQEAGQALLAEHGYRQYEVSAYAQPGRAARHNLNYWSFGDFIGIGAGAHGKLSDLQGGIVRTWKTRLPKDYLNPAKAFKAGEKALSVEELPFEFLMNALRLTDGVDASLYHRRTGLSLDSLATARRLAEQKGLLQVEPTRLAATPQGQLFLNDLLQYFLT; this is translated from the coding sequence ATGAGCCAACAGACGCTGCATCCGGGCAGCGCCGGGTTTTCCACCCAGCCACCCGCCCCGGCCCTTCCCGAGCTGCCGCCGCTGGCGTTGTACATCCATATCCCGTGGTGCGTGCGCAAATGCCCGTACTGCGATTTCAACTCCCACGCCGCCAGCGCCGTGCTGCCGGAAGAGGAGTACGTCGACGCCCTGCTGGCCGATCTCGACCAGGAACGGGGAGCGGTGCATGGCCGGTCGATCAGCTCGATCTTCTTCGGCGGCGGCACCCCGAGCCTGTTCAGCGCCGCCGCGCTGGGTCGCCTGCTGGCCGGCGTGGAGCAGCGCATCCCCTTCGCGCCGGACATCGAGATCACCCTGGAAGCCAACCCTGGCACTTTCGAGCAGGTCAAGTTCAGCGCGTACCGCCGGCTGGGCATCAACCGCCTGTCGATCGGCATCCAGAGCTTCCAGCCGGCCAAGCTCGAGGCGCTGGGGCGCATCCACAGCGGCGACGAAGCCGTGCGCGCGGCCGACATGGCGCGCCAGGCCGGCTTCGACAATTTCAACCTGGACCTGATGCACGGCCTGCCCGACCAGTCGCTGGACGATGCCCTGGGCGACCTGCGTCAAGCCATCGCGCTGGGGCCGACCCACCTGTCCTGGTACCAGCTGACCCTGGAGCCGAATACGGTGTTCTGGAATCAGCCGCCGCTGTTGCCCGAGGACGACATCCTCTGGGACATCCAGGAAGCCGGGCAGGCGCTGCTGGCCGAGCACGGCTACCGGCAATACGAGGTGTCGGCCTACGCCCAGCCCGGGCGGGCGGCGCGGCACAATCTCAACTACTGGAGCTTTGGCGATTTCATCGGCATCGGCGCCGGCGCCCATGGCAAGCTCAGCGACCTGCAGGGCGGTATCGTGCGCACCTGGAAGACCCGCCTGCCCAAGGACTACCTGAATCCGGCCAAGGCGTTCAAGGCCGGCGAGAAAGCCCTGAGCGTGGAGGAGCTGCCATTCGAATTCCTGATGAATGCCCTGCGCCTCACCGACGGCGTCGACGCCAGCCTGTACCACCGGCGCACCGGGCTGAGCCTGGACAGCCTGGCCACAGCCAGGCGCCTGGCCGAACAAAAAGGCCTTTTGCAAGTCGAACCGACGCGGCTGGCAGCAACGCCCCAGGGCCAGCTGTTCCTCAATGACCTGCTGCAATATTTTCTGACTTGA
- the rdgB gene encoding RdgB/HAM1 family non-canonical purine NTP pyrophosphatase, whose protein sequence is MKLTQLVLASHNAGKLKELQAMLGASVQLRSVGEFSQVEPEETGLSFVENAILKARNAARLSGLPALADDSGLAVDFLGGAPGIYSARYADGQGDAANNAKLLDALKDVPDEQRGAQFVCVLALVRHADDPLPILCEGLWHGSILRAASGAHGFGYDPLFWVPERGCSSAELAPADKNLISHRARAMALLRQRLGLA, encoded by the coding sequence ATGAAATTGACTCAACTGGTGCTGGCCAGCCACAACGCCGGCAAGCTCAAGGAACTCCAGGCCATGCTCGGCGCCAGCGTGCAGCTGCGTTCGGTCGGCGAGTTCAGCCAGGTCGAACCGGAGGAAACCGGCCTGTCCTTCGTCGAAAATGCCATCCTCAAGGCGCGCAACGCCGCTCGCCTGTCCGGCCTGCCGGCACTGGCCGACGACTCGGGCCTGGCGGTGGACTTTCTCGGCGGCGCGCCGGGCATCTATTCGGCACGCTATGCCGACGGCCAGGGTGATGCAGCCAACAACGCCAAGCTGCTCGACGCGCTCAAGGACGTCCCGGACGAGCAGCGCGGCGCGCAGTTCGTCTGTGTGCTGGCGCTGGTTCGCCACGCCGACGATCCGCTGCCGATTCTCTGCGAAGGCCTCTGGCACGGCAGCATTCTGCGTGCCGCCAGCGGCGCCCACGGCTTTGGCTACGATCCGCTGTTCTGGGTCCCGGAGCGAGGCTGCTCAAGCGCCGAGCTGGCCCCCGCCGACAAGAACCTGATCAGCCACCGCGCCCGCGCCATGGCCTTGCTGCGGCAGCGCCTGGGCCTCGCATGA